In one window of Deinococcus radiophilus DNA:
- a CDS encoding helix-turn-helix domain-containing protein produces the protein MEALNLQQLTPVWQQLSHALTPIGTDEQHAAALELLEPVWNEVGENPQHPLGSLLGLMVERIQEYEDRRWPTPQGNPAANLKYLMELRGLSQRQLAGLTGIDQAVISRLVTGERAFTADHIRRLTQHFRVEAGYFL, from the coding sequence TCTGCAACAACTTACCCCGGTCTGGCAGCAGCTGAGCCATGCGCTGACCCCGATTGGGACGGACGAGCAGCACGCCGCAGCCCTGGAACTGCTGGAGCCGGTCTGGAATGAGGTAGGCGAGAACCCCCAGCACCCCCTGGGGAGCCTGCTGGGCCTGATGGTTGAACGCATCCAGGAATATGAGGACCGGCGCTGGCCGACCCCACAGGGCAACCCGGCCGCCAATCTGAAGTATCTGATGGAGTTGCGCGGTCTTTCTCAGCGTCAGCTGGCGGGCTTGACGGGCATAGACCAAGCTGTGATTAGCCGACTGGTGACCGGTGAGCGGGCCTTCACGGCGGACCATATCCGCCGCCTGACCCAGCACTTCCGGGTAGAGGCGGGCTATTTCCTGTAG
- a CDS encoding AbrB/MazE/SpoVT family DNA-binding domain-containing protein has product MTQYTIKATVDQKGRLVLPAEIARHFTAGQELEITLPTEPENPFLSAVGILPKLPGGNLTFIRNLREHGA; this is encoded by the coding sequence ATGACTCAATACACCATCAAAGCTACGGTTGACCAGAAAGGTCGCCTGGTCCTACCCGCCGAAATTGCCCGGCACTTCACGGCAGGGCAGGAACTGGAAATCACCCTGCCTACGGAGCCGGAAAATCCGTTCCTGAGCGCTGTCGGCATCCTGCCTAAGCTGCCGGGGGGCAACCTCACCTTTATTCGTAACCTGCGCGAACACGGGGCATGA